ATGAATTTGCTGTGAAGGCATTTGAGTTGTCAGCACTGGATTACATTGTAAAACCGATTGAAAAAACAAGGCTTTATATGGCGTTAGAGCGGGCAAAAAACTCCATTGGAATTGATAAAAATCAGTCAAAAAAGCCAAGTGATCAATTGAAGAGACTGCCTGTAAAATTTAATGGATCTACTTATTACATTCCAATTGATCAAATTATTTTTATCGAAAAATCCGGAAAAAAATGCTTAATCTATACTCAATCACGTGTCTATGAGACGTATGAAAATATTAGTGATATCTATATGTATTTGAATCCTTCGGTATTTAGTCAAACACATCGGTCTTATATCGTAAATTTACAGAAAGTTTCGCACATCACACCAAAAAACGAAACATATCTTGTTTATTTCTTAGAAATTGATGAATATGCTCATATTTCAAAATTAAAAATCCAAGACGTTCAAAAACAGCTGCATCAGTTAATGACGAATTAAGAGATGCTGCTGCTTCTAAAATAGTCATGTTGATGGAAGGACGAAGCTTATGTAAGTTTCGTCTATTTTATGTGTCTGCTTTGGGAATAAATGATATTAATATAGTTCTTATGAAGAGAGTTAGATAGAAGAAGTAACGTTGAATTGAAAGGAAAGAAAATGATTTCAATTACTGGTCACTATAATGAATTTACCGTATTTCTTGCTGTCATTGTAGGGATTCTTGCCTCTTATACAGCACTTGATATTATGAGCAAAATGATGAAAAAACAGCGGAACAATTATTTGTGGCTTACACTGTCAGCGGCTTCAATGGGGATTGGAGTGGGGGCGATGCATTATATTGCTATGCTTGCTTATTATGTTCCTGTGAGCTTTCATTTTGATGTTGTACTTTCTGTCCTTGCTTTAATAATAGCGATTAGCGGATCACTAGGTGCGTTTTGGACATTCTGGAAATGGCGCACGTC
This sequence is a window from Priestia aryabhattai. Protein-coding genes within it:
- a CDS encoding LytR/AlgR family response regulator transcription factor yields the protein MNKINLIIADDNEDSVEILDYFIEQLPEFEVISICKDGEQLVQEVMAKSPDLLLVDINMPTINGVDAIKKCLRIKPNLKFIFITGYDEFAVKAFELSALDYIVKPIEKTRLYMALERAKNSIGIDKNQSKKPSDQLKRLPVKFNGSTYYIPIDQIIFIEKSGKKCLIYTQSRVYETYENISDIYMYLNPSVFSQTHRSYIVNLQKVSHITPKNETYLVYFLEIDEYAHISKLKIQDVQKQLHQLMTN